One region of Oceanipulchritudo coccoides genomic DNA includes:
- a CDS encoding BrnT family toxin: protein MAKHGIDFIRAQRLWLDKKRVETTARSMEGECRLRLIARIDQSLWAAIFTKRKQAVRLISVRRARKNEKELYNEIT, encoded by the coding sequence CTGGCAAAGCATGGGATCGATTTCATTCGTGCACAACGGCTCTGGCTGGACAAGAAAAGGGTTGAAACCACCGCCAGATCCATGGAGGGTGAATGCCGCTTGCGACTGATTGCACGAATTGACCAATCCCTTTGGGCCGCCATATTTACCAAGAGGAAACAGGCTGTCAGATTGATTTCCGTACGACGCGCCCGGAAAAATGAGAAAGAACTTTATAATGAAATCACCTAA
- a CDS encoding type II toxin-antitoxin system HicA family toxin, protein MRLPRDIDGEKLARCLKALGYRITRQRGSHMRLTTQTGGKHHEVIPKHKPLKPGTLDGILKSIACHHGMKRDELLKYLDL, encoded by the coding sequence ATGAGATTGCCAAGGGATATTGATGGGGAAAAATTAGCGAGGTGCCTGAAAGCCCTGGGATATCGCATTACCCGTCAGCGCGGATCTCATATGCGCCTGACGACCCAAACGGGCGGGAAGCATCACGAAGTCATTCCAAAACATAAACCCCTCAAGCCTGGGACGCTGGACGGAATTCTGAAGAGTATCGCCTGTCACCACGGGATGAAGAGAGACGAACTTTTAAAGTATCTGGATCTGTAG
- a CDS encoding type II toxin-antitoxin system HicB family antitoxin, which yields MKEIIFEVLEDATGGYSANALGYGVHTQGDSLEELRCNVREAVNCYFDEEDDRPAIIRLHFVRDEVLAV from the coding sequence ATGAAAGAGATTATTTTTGAGGTTCTGGAAGACGCGACAGGTGGATATTCAGCAAACGCCTTGGGGTACGGGGTTCACACACAGGGAGACAGCCTGGAGGAATTGCGATGCAATGTCAGGGAGGCGGTCAATTGTTATTTCGATGAAGAGGATGATCGCCCCGCAATTATCCGTCTGCATTTCGTGCGGGACGAGGTCCTCGCGGTATGA
- a CDS encoding SDR family oxidoreductase → MKRILIIGASSGIGAAVARACAGQGWAVILHGRDEERLEEVRKRCLNDKDGGMSSVASECSRDGARSSGDADAGIELLLGDVVAWAEDPKSIPEIEPVQAIVWSAGICELAAGQMLGLKAIRRTLSVNLEAPLVVLSHFYRKGIIQSGGSIVLLGSESAHDAGEGFSVYAASKGGLASAARVLGKEFQRRNVSVHCLEPGTVNTPMTEKLVQAFGGLKDGHMEKMVEPEEVAAEVVGILSSRFRLRCATSDTVAKASQDKHGDTKPQS, encoded by the coding sequence ATGAAACGCATCCTCATCATCGGCGCATCGAGCGGCATCGGCGCAGCGGTAGCCCGGGCCTGTGCCGGGCAAGGCTGGGCCGTCATTCTCCATGGACGGGATGAGGAGCGGTTGGAAGAGGTGCGGAAAAGGTGTCTCAATGATAAAGATGGCGGGATGTCCTCTGTGGCGTCCGAATGCAGTCGGGACGGAGCCCGATCCTCCGGGGATGCGGACGCCGGGATTGAACTCCTCCTCGGCGATGTCGTTGCCTGGGCGGAGGATCCGAAGAGTATTCCGGAAATTGAGCCTGTCCAAGCAATTGTTTGGTCCGCGGGGATTTGCGAGCTGGCAGCCGGGCAGATGCTCGGGCTGAAGGCGATCAGGCGGACTCTGTCGGTGAACCTCGAGGCGCCGCTGGTGGTGCTGAGTCACTTTTACCGGAAGGGGATCATCCAGTCGGGCGGGAGCATTGTTTTGCTGGGGTCGGAATCTGCACATGATGCTGGTGAAGGATTTTCCGTGTATGCGGCGAGCAAGGGCGGCCTGGCAAGCGCGGCAAGGGTGCTGGGGAAGGAATTTCAAAGAAGGAATGTCTCTGTCCATTGCCTTGAGCCCGGGACGGTGAATACGCCGATGACGGAAAAGCTGGTACAAGCCTTTGGCGGATTGAAGGATGGTCATATGGAGAAGATGGTCGAACCGGAGGAAGTGGCGGCTGAGGTGGTGGGTATCCTCTCATCCCGCTTCCGTCTACGCTGTGCTACGTCGGACACGGTCGCCAAGGCTTCGCAAGACAAGCACGGAGACACCAAGCCACAGAGCTAG
- a CDS encoding NAD-dependent epimerase/dehydratase family protein, with the protein MEKGKRILITGCNGFVGTNLYRAFEGDFALSGVDLPGNGAYPPDQVFSWEDVAAMRVPPVDAVIHLAGKAHDTSNAADPESYFRINLGLTQAIFDWFLKSDSKHFIFFSSVKAVADTVTGDELTEEAEPDPKTPYGQSKLAAEEYVRGNTLAEAEPSLKARLMGSEKIITILRPCMIHGPGNKGNLNELYGIVSRGVPWPLGAFENRRTFVSIDNMIHVLRRLVESGGPVGTYQVADDEAVSTNDIVRLIAESVGRKPRIWGLPPSCVRAMARVGDVLHLPLNSERLKKLTESYVASNTKLKEALGIEQMPVRAEDGLRKTLSSFRNE; encoded by the coding sequence ATGGAAAAGGGAAAACGCATCCTCATCACCGGCTGTAACGGCTTTGTCGGCACAAACCTCTACCGGGCGTTTGAAGGAGACTTCGCGCTCTCGGGTGTGGACCTTCCGGGCAATGGGGCCTATCCACCGGACCAGGTTTTTTCATGGGAGGACGTGGCTGCCATGCGGGTACCACCGGTCGACGCGGTGATCCATCTGGCAGGGAAAGCGCACGACACGAGCAACGCGGCGGATCCGGAATCGTACTTCCGCATCAACCTCGGGCTGACGCAAGCGATCTTCGATTGGTTCCTGAAGTCGGACTCGAAGCACTTTATTTTCTTTAGTTCGGTGAAGGCGGTGGCGGATACGGTAACGGGTGATGAATTGACAGAGGAGGCCGAACCCGACCCGAAAACGCCATACGGGCAGTCGAAACTGGCGGCAGAGGAGTATGTGCGGGGAAACACGCTTGCAGAAGCGGAACCGAGCCTAAAGGCCCGACTCATGGGTTCCGAAAAAATCATCACCATCCTGCGGCCCTGCATGATTCATGGTCCGGGGAACAAGGGAAACCTAAATGAGCTGTACGGGATTGTCAGCCGCGGGGTGCCCTGGCCATTGGGGGCTTTTGAGAATCGGCGTACCTTTGTCTCTATCGATAATATGATCCACGTATTGCGTCGGCTGGTGGAGAGCGGTGGACCCGTTGGGACGTATCAAGTGGCGGATGACGAAGCTGTGTCGACAAATGACATTGTCAGGCTGATTGCAGAATCCGTGGGAAGAAAGCCGCGGATCTGGGGATTGCCGCCAAGTTGTGTACGGGCCATGGCGCGGGTGGGGGATGTCCTGCACCTGCCGCTGAACAGTGAGCGGCTGAAGAAACTCACCGAATCGTATGTGGCCTCGAACACAAAGTTGAAAGAGGCCCTCGGGATTGAGCAGATGCCCGTGCGTGCGGAGGATGGGTTGAGGAAGACACTTTCCAGTTTTAGGAATGAATAA
- a CDS encoding glycosyltransferase, translating to MRHHLIVTFYYRPDLCAGSFRNTAFVEALKEKVGENDQITVFTTCPNRYSTHRVEAPKVEKDGNLSIYRFEIPPHAGGFRDQIHSFSAFYRQALRASKGLSFTSVYASSSRLFTAYLGSVISRKQKVPLFLDMRDLFRENITEILQNPLIRLPLDVSLRLVERRAFGRACHINLVSRGFEKDFLPFKKPLSFHPNGIDTEFMGMTPEGSRSIDGRKVITYAGNMGEGQGLDRIIPDAAKALESHYVFHLYGDGGTRKRLTSRIEELNISNVVLHDPVKRDELLDVYRKSDFLFVHLNRLKAFEKALPSKFFEYGAIGLPIIAGVAGYAREFVRDNLPDAILFDPCDSPQLTEKLLNFRDSQIDRSEFIKKFKRTSIMSELADLYLKKTV from the coding sequence ATGCGACACCACCTTATAGTGACTTTTTATTACAGGCCTGACCTCTGTGCCGGATCATTCAGGAATACCGCATTTGTCGAAGCCCTGAAGGAAAAGGTCGGCGAGAATGATCAAATTACCGTTTTCACAACCTGTCCAAATCGATACAGTACTCATCGCGTAGAAGCACCAAAAGTTGAGAAGGATGGAAATCTCTCCATTTATCGGTTTGAAATTCCTCCCCATGCTGGAGGGTTTCGTGACCAGATTCATTCCTTCTCTGCTTTCTACCGTCAGGCCTTGCGGGCAAGCAAGGGATTGTCATTCACTTCAGTTTATGCATCATCTTCTCGTCTTTTTACTGCATATCTTGGATCGGTGATTTCAAGGAAACAAAAGGTCCCTCTCTTTCTGGATATGCGTGACCTGTTCCGTGAAAACATCACTGAGATTCTTCAAAATCCGTTAATTCGCCTGCCATTGGACGTTAGTCTGAGACTGGTGGAGCGCCGTGCCTTCGGTCGGGCTTGCCACATTAACCTCGTCTCCAGAGGGTTCGAGAAGGATTTCCTCCCTTTCAAAAAGCCGCTTAGCTTCCATCCCAATGGGATCGATACTGAATTCATGGGAATGACACCTGAGGGATCCCGATCGATAGATGGTCGGAAAGTAATTACTTACGCTGGAAACATGGGTGAGGGCCAAGGCCTTGACAGAATTATCCCAGATGCAGCGAAAGCGCTTGAAAGCCATTATGTCTTTCACCTGTACGGGGATGGAGGCACACGCAAGCGACTCACATCAAGAATTGAAGAACTGAATATTTCAAACGTTGTCCTCCATGATCCTGTAAAACGTGATGAATTACTGGATGTGTATCGAAAAAGTGATTTTCTGTTTGTTCACCTTAATCGGTTGAAAGCCTTTGAAAAAGCGCTTCCTTCAAAGTTTTTTGAATACGGGGCGATTGGATTGCCGATTATTGCAGGAGTTGCAGGCTATGCCCGCGAATTTGTGCGGGATAATCTTCCCGATGCCATCCTGTTTGATCCATGTGATTCCCCTCAACTCACTGAAAAGTTGCTCAACTTCAGGGATTCCCAAATTGACAGAAGCGAATTCATTAAGAAATTCAAACGGACAAGTATAATGAGTGAGCTTGCTGATTTGTATTTGAAAAAGACAGTCTAA
- a CDS encoding heparinase II/III family protein, with protein sequence MESDETSKSVHLFDAGEMAAAYREQFKDTLPTVISRADRILGGEIQYFFHNWQKTGFPPNWHKNPFTGESAPTECHWSELGDFGFGDIKVIWEASRFSFAYDLTRAYLATNNEKYAEGFWAALEDWRKNNPPQLGVNWKCGQEISIRLMAWVFALNGLQEAKSSTAERLKSLIEMIAASARRVEANLDYALSQKSNHGHSEGVGLFTVGSLFPGLPEASGWRKKGLKLINSLTEELIYEDGFCCMYSFNYLRCMLDVLIWANWVSEASGDEFAPVVVERMQCSMNLLLQAMDGEGRLPNYGSNDGSLNLPLTTCDFNDYRPVVQAISVIGNEKVLQDGPWDELSFWITNGNAAKVHQKIPTQDDLYSKPTGIGILRNGDSFAMMRAGKTLHRATHSDMLACHITWQGIPIAIDAGTYSYNAPPPLNRGFAGSAFHNSLCLDERDQMESITRFIKYPRVHGYSSGTLRSAKGNLAVLVGSHTAFNNLPGKVRYSRILIHIMEDFFLVIDRASSSNEYLFSLNWLLCSNNGTLEDNVFKMETAKGDYYVSVTSDAEGLSQKLVNGDQQTGLGFSSEHYGSLEHRDCLLSSVRSSTINFYSCFGPEPLYLRFGGESFHAACGSFILQGKLTSNNELLLVLSDSDNINKIDELTTQLDAIE encoded by the coding sequence TTGGAATCGGATGAAACCAGTAAAAGTGTCCACCTTTTTGATGCGGGCGAAATGGCGGCCGCTTACAGGGAGCAATTCAAGGATACGTTGCCTACAGTTATTTCCCGTGCTGATCGCATTCTCGGTGGGGAGATTCAGTACTTTTTCCACAATTGGCAAAAGACCGGCTTTCCTCCCAATTGGCACAAAAATCCTTTCACGGGAGAATCCGCACCCACTGAGTGTCATTGGAGTGAATTGGGGGATTTCGGTTTTGGTGATATAAAGGTCATCTGGGAGGCCAGCCGGTTTTCCTTCGCCTACGATTTGACCCGTGCCTATCTCGCGACAAACAATGAAAAGTATGCAGAAGGGTTCTGGGCAGCTCTCGAAGATTGGAGGAAAAACAATCCTCCGCAGTTGGGTGTAAATTGGAAGTGTGGCCAGGAAATCTCCATTCGCCTGATGGCATGGGTCTTCGCTCTGAATGGGCTGCAAGAGGCCAAATCCTCTACTGCGGAACGGCTTAAGTCACTGATTGAAATGATTGCCGCTTCGGCCAGGCGCGTGGAAGCAAATCTTGATTATGCTCTTAGTCAGAAAAGTAACCACGGGCACAGTGAAGGTGTTGGGCTCTTTACAGTAGGATCCTTGTTTCCCGGTTTGCCTGAAGCTTCGGGATGGAGGAAAAAAGGACTTAAACTCATTAACTCCCTTACCGAAGAACTCATTTATGAGGATGGATTTTGCTGCATGTACTCATTCAACTACTTGCGTTGCATGCTGGATGTCCTGATTTGGGCGAATTGGGTGAGTGAAGCGAGTGGTGATGAGTTTGCTCCTGTAGTTGTAGAGCGAATGCAGTGCTCAATGAACCTGCTGCTACAGGCGATGGATGGGGAGGGCAGGTTGCCGAATTATGGATCTAACGATGGATCCCTCAACCTTCCCCTGACAACTTGTGACTTCAACGACTATCGTCCTGTTGTGCAGGCAATTTCCGTAATTGGTAATGAAAAGGTTTTGCAAGATGGTCCGTGGGATGAGTTATCCTTCTGGATAACAAATGGGAATGCTGCCAAAGTGCATCAAAAAATTCCTACCCAAGATGATTTGTATTCGAAACCAACAGGGATCGGCATTCTTCGAAACGGTGATTCTTTTGCAATGATGAGAGCGGGTAAGACCCTTCATCGGGCCACCCATTCTGACATGCTTGCGTGCCACATTACATGGCAGGGAATTCCTATCGCAATCGATGCTGGAACCTATTCCTATAATGCTCCCCCTCCTTTAAATCGAGGTTTTGCGGGATCGGCTTTTCATAATTCCCTGTGCCTGGATGAGCGCGATCAAATGGAATCGATTACCCGATTTATTAAGTATCCACGGGTTCATGGATATTCGAGCGGAACTTTACGATCTGCCAAAGGGAATCTCGCGGTCTTGGTTGGGTCGCATACTGCTTTCAATAATCTTCCTGGAAAGGTTCGATATTCACGAATACTTATACATATAATGGAGGATTTTTTTCTGGTTATTGATCGAGCCAGTAGTTCGAACGAGTATTTGTTTTCCCTGAACTGGCTGCTGTGTTCCAACAACGGGACTCTTGAGGACAATGTCTTCAAAATGGAAACGGCTAAGGGCGATTACTATGTCTCGGTAACAAGCGATGCGGAGGGGCTGTCCCAGAAACTCGTCAATGGAGATCAACAAACCGGATTAGGCTTTTCCTCTGAACATTATGGCAGCTTGGAACATCGGGATTGCCTCCTAAGCAGTGTCCGGTCGAGTACCATCAATTTCTACAGCTGTTTCGGTCCAGAGCCCCTTTACCTTCGATTCGGTGGGGAAAGCTTCCATGCGGCATGTGGATCGTTTATTCTGCAAGGTAAACTAACAAGTAACAATGAACTACTCTTGGTTTTGAGTGATTCTGATAATATCAACAAAATTGACGAGTTGACGACACAATTGGACGCGATCGAATAA